A single genomic interval of Cucumis sativus cultivar 9930 chromosome 5, Cucumber_9930_V3, whole genome shotgun sequence harbors:
- the LOC101218796 gene encoding mavicyanin: MAISTSHLFVLLSMAVVMYAPSALATNYTVGDDAGWSINVNYTLWAQGKMFNVGDMLIFNYPPGDHNVFKVNGSDFQNCTLPKDGQNALTSGSDVIVLAKPGKKWYICGKEGHCGQGQKLVINVMDMGPANSPLPGGTAPPPPSAATKAVVSAQFGFVALVVAVLGMMML; encoded by the exons ATGGCCATCTCCACCTCTCATCTCTTCGTCCTTCTCTCAATGGCGGTTGTCATGTATGCGCCTTCGGCTCTGGCCACCAATTACACCGTCGGAGATGATGCTGGTTGGAGCATCAATGTCAACTATACCTTGTGGGCTCAAGGAAAAATGTTCAACGTCGGCGATATGCTTA TTTTCAATTACCCACCCGGAGACCACAACGTGTTCAAGGTGAACGGAAGTGATTTCCAGAATTGCACATTACCAAAGGACGGCCAAAATGCATTAACCTCCGGAAGCGACGTCATTGTGCTAGCGAAGCCTGGAAAGAAATGGTACATTTGTGGAAAAGAAGGCCACTGTGGACAGGGCCAGAAGCTGGTCATTAATGTCATGGATATGGGTCCGGCCAATTCCCCACTTCCTGGTGGAACCGCCCCTCCTCCCCCATCTGCCGCCACCAAAGCTGTTGTTTCCGCCCAGTTTGGGTTCGTTGCACTGGTGGTTGCCGTCCTTGGGATGATGATGCTTTAG
- the LOC105435641 gene encoding uclacyanin-3: MAGLGSTNSLYKYQFTKMALHKWFLKMANYSHLFLLFVTFFVPRVLAGTNYTVGDKSGWNLGVDYFSWTSDKTFFVGDNLVFKYEKGKHNVLNVDVSSFSQCAAPKDQPPLVSGNDVITLTTPGTKWFICSIPHHCNSGQKLVLSVDTAPATPGEAPPAPPSAIQTPPVPPVAVPPPPPSSSVPVIVPAQPPSLPPASPPSVQSPGQNQTAPHLPIAPMPTQNIPPSVSPATPSPTPVAPPPSAAVKFAVSGHLGFLAMAVSVLAGIMI; this comes from the exons ATGGCCGGATTGGGCTCAACAAATAGCCTTTATAAGTACCAATTCACCAAAATGGCCTTACACAAGTGGTTTCTCAAAATGGCTAACTACTCTCatctcttccttctcttcgTGACATTTTTTGTTCCTCGAGTTTTGGCAGGAACCAACTATACAGTCGGAGATAAGAGTGGTTGGAACCTTGGAGTCGATTACTTCTCTTGGACCAGTGACAAAACCTTCTTTGTTGGCGATAATCTTG tatTCAAGTATGAGAAAGGGAAGCACAACGTATTAAACGTCGACGTCTCGTCGTTTTCACAATGCGCTGCGCCTAAAGACCAACCACCGTTGGTTAGCGGAAACGACGTCATTACATTGACTACTCCTGGAACCAAATGGTTCATTTGCTCCATTCCCCACCACTGTAACTCCGGCCAGAAGCTTGTCCTTTCAGTGGACACCGCGCCAGCCACCCCCGGAGAGGCTCCTCCAGCGCCACCCTCCGCCATACAAACTCCTCCAGTGCCACCAGTTGCTGTACCGCCTCCTCCACCGTCATCGTCTGTTCCAGTGATTGTCCCAGCTCAGCCGCCATCGCTACCTCCAGCCTCTCCTCCTTCGGTACAATCGCCCGGTCAGAACCAAACTGCCCCACATTTGCCAATTGCTCCAATGCCAACCCAAAACATTCCACCATCGGTATCGCCAGCTACTCCGAGCCCCACTCCTGTTGCTCCGCCGCCATCAGCTGCCGTGAAATTCGCTGTTTCGGGCCATCTTGGTTTTTTGGCGATGGCGGTTAGCGTTCTTGCTGGGATTATGATATGA
- the LOC101219025 gene encoding stellacyanin — MGWRSGCCKVLAIVAILLPCVLGKEYVVGDEHGWSINFDYQAWAQGKLFFVGDSLIFNYQQERHNVFKVNGTAFKECTPPANVPPLTTGSDRIQLKSAGKKWYICGIGFHCTAGQRLAITVLDKGAGVPSPSPSPRLLPTPPASLPTNSTNAPPPAPSTATKAAVSVFLMVFTILLAGIL; from the exons ATGGGGTGGCGCAGTGGTTGTTGTAAGGTGTTGGCGATAGTGGCCATTTTACTACCTTGTGTTTTGGGAAAGGAATATGTAGTTGGAGATGAACATGGGTGGAGCATCAACTTTGACTACCAAGCTTGGGCTCAGGGGAAGCTCTTCTTTGTTGGGGACTCACTCA TATTCAACTACCAGCAAGAGAGGCACAACGTATTCAAAGTTAACGGCACAGCCTTCAAAGAGTGCACTCCGCCGGCCAACGTTCCACCGTTAACGACCGGAAGTGACCGAATTCAGTTGAAATCAGcaggaaaaaaatggtatatCTGCGGTATCGGCTTCCACTGTACTGCCGGACAAAGGCTCGCCATTACAGTGCTGGACAAAGGAGCTGGTGTTCCTTCTCCGTCTCCATCACCACGGCTTCTTCCAACACCGCCAGCCTCCCTTCCGACCAACTCAACCAATGCACCCCCACCCGCACCATCAACCGCCACAAAAGCGGCTGTTTCCGTCTTCCTGATGGTGTTTACTATTCTGCTCGCTGGGATATTATGA